The Crocosphaera sp. UHCC 0190 DNA window GATGAATTTAGTGCGCCAAGATTAGTGGAATATTTTGATGCTGATCCTTGTAATCGTCCTTATCTTGAAGATGGAGCTTTCCGAATGCCAGCGGCTCCTTCAGCCTCATCTGAGATGAAAACCGGAAGACGTAATGCCTTAGGAGTAACGGTTGAGGAAGAGTTTACTGTCGGGGAATATGATATTGTAATTCTCAGTGCAAAAGAGTCTAATGGGTTAGAAATTTGGTTACGAAATAATGGCTATAAAATTCCCAATGGAGCGAGTCAACTTTTACGTCCTTATATTCAGCAAACTCTCAAATTTTTTGTGGCAAAAGTCAATTTAACTGAGTATAAAAATACTGGTTTTAAATCCCTACGTCCCCTCATGATGGCCTATGAATCACCTAAGTTTATGTTACCCATTCGCTTAGGGATGCTCAATGCTAACGGAGAACAGGATTTAATTGTGTACTTATTATCTCCTAAAGGACAAGTTGAATTAACCAATTATCGAACTGTTCAAGTACCTTCTGATGTAGATATTCCTGAATTTGTTCAAGGGGAATTTGCCCCATTTTATCAGGCAATGTTTAAAACAGCTTATGAAAAAAATGGCAAAAAAATTGCCTTTGTTGAATATGCTTGGAATATGGCCAGTTGCGATCCTTGTTCTGCTCAACCTTTAAACCCTGATGAACTCAGAAAAGCAGGAGTATTTTGGTTAGATTCTAATTTCTCGAATCAAGTATTTATTACTCGTCTTCATGTGCGTTATGCTCGCCCAACTTTTCCTGAAGATTTACAATTTCAAGAAACCGCTAATAATCAATTTTTCCAGGGAAGATATGTGATTCGTCATCCTTTTAAAGAAAAGCGAGATTGTGACGCTGCACAACCTTATTATAAATCGGTGAGAGAGCGACAAGAAACCGAAGCAAAAAACTTAGCCCAGTTAACGGGATGGAATTTGACAGAAATTCGCAAAAAAATTAATTTTATGGAGGGAGAAAATGTGCCTTGGTGGCGAAAACTTTGGGGGTTTTTAAAGGATAATTAATAAAAGAAGCAATCGGATTCTATCTCACAAATGAGTTAACATAGAATCAAGCAACAACCCATAGGATAATTATACCTATGGGTTACTTCTTTTAGTAAATGTCCACGAGACAGCAATAATGATAGAACATCCCCTCGGAGTAGTCATTCAAGGTTCCCTTTCTCAAGGTTTAGAAGTGCGGTTACATTCCGATGTTTCCGTCGAACAAATGCGGGTAGGCAAGTTTTTAGTCGTGCAAGGGGTGCGATCGCGGTTTTTCTGTCTGCTCACGGATGTTTCTTTAGGAACTGCAAACCCCCGAATTTTAGCGAACCCTCCCAGTTTTGAGGATACCTTCATGCGGGATGTTTTGGCCGGAAGTGGCACTTATGGAACCGTAGAACTCGCTCCTATGTTGATGTTTACCCCCATTGAAGGGGAACAAAAAAGAGGTTCTGAAACCAAAAAAGAACATAATTCCCTCGCGTCTTTTGAAGCACAAACGAACGCTGATATCGAATTACTCCCAGTGAAAACAATTCCCGCTCATTTTAGCCAAGTTTATGAAGCTTTAGAACGGGATTTTAGGGCGGTTTTTGGCTGGGAAGATGATCCCACCCGTCGCAATTTTGCCATTGGGAAACCCTTAGATACGGATGTGCCTATTTGTATTGATTTAGATCGGTTTGTTGAAAGAAGTAATGGAGTTTTTGGGAAGTCAGGAACAGGGAAATCTTTTTTAACCAGGTTGTTAATTTCTGGTATTATTCGTAAACAAGCAGCCGTTAATTTAATGTTTGATATGCACTCAGAATATGGCTGGGAAGCGATGAAAGAAGGCAAGGAAGTTTCGACGGTTAAAGGGTTACGTCAATTGTTTCCTGGACAGGTAGAAATTTATACCTTAGACTCTGAATCTACGAAACGTAGAGGGGTCAGAGATGCTCAAGAATTATACTTAAGTTACGATCAAATTGAAATAGAAGATATTCGCTTAGTTGGCTATGAATTAGGGATTTCTGAGGCAAGTTTAGATAATGCCAATATTCTCGAAGCTGAATATGGCAAATCCTGGATCGTTCAGCTATTAAATATGACCAATGAAGACATTAAACTATTTTGCCAAGAGAAACAAGGTCATGCCGGATCAATCATGTCCTTACAACGGAAGTTAATGCGCTTAGATAACTTGAAATATTTACGCACAGCTTGCCCCCATAATTATATTAATCAAGTAATAGAATCCCTCGATGCAGGTAAGCACGTCGTCATTGAATTTGGCTCCCAATCTAACCTGCTTTCTTATATGTTAGCAACGAATATGATTAGTCGTCGGATTCATGCTAATTATGTCAAAAGATCTGAAAAATTTCTACAGTCTAAAAATCCTGTTGATCGACCTCGACAATTAGTTATTACTATTGAAGAAGCTCACCGCTTTTTAGATTCTAAAATTGTGCATCAAACTATCTTTGGGACTATCGCTAGAGAGATGCGAAAATACTTTGTTACCCTTTTAATTGTGGATCAAAGACCATCAGGAATTGACAATGAAGTGATGTCTCAAGTCGGAACCAGAATCACCTGTTTATTAAATGATGAAAAAGATATTGATGCCATTTTTACAGGGGTTTCTGGGGGGCAAAATTTACGGTCAGTTTTAGCAAAATTAGACTCTAAACAACAAGCTTTAATCTTAGGCCATGCGGTACCAATGCCAGTCGTCATTAAAACCCGTCCTTACGATCAACAATTCTATACAGAAATAGGCGAAACAGACTGGTCAGAATTATCCGATGAAGCCGTATTTGCTGCTGCTAAAATAGGGAGAGCAGATCTAGGATTTTAGTCTTTATTTATCACAAAGTAGGGACAATTCATGAATTGTCCCTAGGAAAAACCAATTAAAAATGAACAAACGGAACCCGATAAGTTGGACGTTGAACATCTCCTAAATTATCGTCATTTCGTTCCAAAGTGTTGTTAATTGCCTCAGTTTTGACCTCATAGGGGCTTTTCTCCAGTTCAAAGGCAGAAAGCTCCTCAGATGAGGGATATTCCCCCCCAACACCAGCTAACCCTTCCATTTGAGTTCTAGACTCAGTCCCGTTTAAATCTTGAACCGTCCCCGTATGAATTTCTAACGGTTTCGGGTCAGTAATAACCTCTGTTTCGGCCAGAGAAGGGAAGACGGGAAACAAAGCTCCGATTCCCAAAATTATCCCTCCCATTAAAATTTGAGTAGATTGTGTTAATGTATTAAACATATTCATCATTTTTACCTAACTTACGGTTGACCTCACTCCTCACAAGAACAATCAGCACACCACAATTTCCACACATCAAAATTGAGCCAAACTCTTCTGACTCCTTTTCATTAATCAAGGAGCGAGAACAGTTAAGAATTTTCCCAATTTGCTATAATTAACTCTATTATCTCTAAGGCTGAAGAGTGACGGTATAAAGATAAACAAAAATTTTGCTTAATCACTAATCATTTCTTAAGAAGAAGGGTGTCGATCTCAATTCGGTTGAAAATAGACCCCTACACCCTAACTTCTTGATTTTGGCCCTTACAAATCTCTAGATTAGTAATCAACCAGCCGCTTCGGCCGGTTTCTGACTTGCTTTAATGTGTCTACGAGAAGAGGAACGAGTGCTTTCCATGGCTTCGAGAGGAGAAAACTCAATGTGGTTGAGTAGGGTTGTCACAAAAGCAAACAAGAGAAATGGTAAAGATAAGACTAAAACCAGTCCCACCACGGCCAAGGCATAAATTTGACGAGTGCTACTCCACAACCCTAAAGCACTAGCCAAGGTTAAGAAAATGACAATTAACCATACAATAATTTGACCGTAGATATCACCGAAGGTAAGGGTGCAGACCATACGGTACTTTTGAGCTTCGTTGTCCATTAGTGAAATTCCCAAAATCAGCTTCTTCTGATGTTCTACATTAATGATGATCATCAGCAATAGGTCGATATTTAAAGATTTTTTATCAAGTGTCGCAATATGACTTTACAATTAGACCCATTTATGTGATGAGTCGTTGATGAATTAAGGCCAAAAACCCGGAGCCTTTCCCTCAATTATGATCAAATTCAGGAGCTTTAGCCATAATCCTTAAAGGTCGTAATAGCCTAGAGGACAGAGTAATCATACAGTTTGATATAGGAGGTTGTTTCCCTTATGGCAGGAGACTCAATTATCGAAAATCGGGATTATACCCTGATGATCGACAAAAGCAGCAGTATGGCTACCTCTGATGCTCCCGATGGAAAAACCCGTTGGGAAATTGCCCAGGAGTCTACCCTGGCATTAGCCAAGAAGTGTGAAGAAATTGATCCTGATGGCATTACAGTTTATGTATTTTCGGGTCGTTTTAGGCGATATGACAACGTTACCTCCGACAAGGTGACAAAAATTTATGAAGAAAACGAACCCATGGGACAAACAGACTTAGTCTCTGTTCTTGAAGATGCCCTGGAGAACTATTTTGAACGTAAAGCCGCAGGAAAAGCCCAACCCAATGGAGAAACCTTCATTGTCATCACTGATGGCACCCCCACCGAACAGAAAGCCGTGATTCGCCTCATCATTGATGCGACTCAAAAAATTGACCGAGATGAAGAGTTAGCAATTTCTCTGATTCAAGTGGGTCATGATAAGAAAGCAACGGCATTTCTTAAAGCCTTAGACGATCAACTCGAAGCCGCAGGTGCTAAGTTTGATATCGTTGATACCGTCACCGTTGATGATATGAAAGATATGTCTTTAACGGATGTGTTGCTTAATGCCATTATTGATTAGGCATTGTCTGGCCTTGCTTTTTCAGGGTCGAGGGTTTAGTAGGGGCAAACGGTCGTTCGCCCTTACTAGATTGTTAGTCCAATTCTCGCCTTCCTTCTAAAGCCCGCGCTAGGGTAATTTCATCCGCATATTCGAGATCCCCACCCATGGGCAAACCGAAAGCAATACGGGTGACTTTGGTGAAGGGTTTAAGCAGTTGGCCGAGATAAAGGGTTGTGGTTTCCCCTTCAACGGTGGGACTAATGGCTAAAATCACCTCTTTAACACCGTCTTGGGTGACTCTTCTAATTAGGGGTTGAATATATAATTGCTCTGGGCCAATGCCATCCATCGGTGACATGACTCCTCCTAAAACATGGTATTTGCCCCGATATTCTCTGGTTTTTTCTAACGCAATCACATCGCGGGAGTCGGCGACGACACAAACCGTTTGTGAATCTCGATTAGGGTTACGGCAGATTTCACAAATAGGTTGTTCTGAAAAATGAAAACACACTTGACAGAGGCCTACTTGTTTTTTGGCTTCAATTAACGCTTTCGCTAGGGCTTGAACTTCAGCATCAGGCCGCTTTAGGATATGCAAAGCAAGTCTTTGGGCCGTTTTTGGCCCAACTCCTGGTAAGCGTTGCAGTTGTTCAATTAAACGGGCTAAGGGAGGAGTATAAATAAGCTATTTCTCCAGATAAATTACTATAAAAAACAGTAGGGAACAACATCAAAACCCTAAAGGGTTTTTATCTGGGACTGGTTTGAGTTTTGCGGGCCAAGTTATGGAACTCAAAGCCAGATCCTCGTGCTTTTTTTTAATTATTTTTTTCCACTTTCTGAATTTTAATCGGTTGTGTGGGTTTATTGTTTTTCATAGGGGGTTTTTTGTCTCCTTTCGGTGGTTGATTCCCATCGGCGATCGCTTTAACTGGTTTTTTGTATCTGGGAATTTTTTCTGTTGGGGGTTCTAAATCCACATCCCATCCCCAACAATTGCGGGAGGGAATAAACTTAAAATGAGCCTGAATAAACCAACGAGGGGGTAATTCCTCCCTAGACATTTTAGGGTTAAAACGAAAGGGTTTAGCCTCATCTTCTCGTCTCATCAAAACAGGGAGATGGGCCGCCTTAAATTTACCTTTGGGGTCATTGGCATTCTGATTTCGATAGACGGAAATCACCGGGGTTCTCAATTGAGGGACAAATTGCCAGACCCCTCTAAATTTAAAGATCCCAGGTTCTTCTTCCCAGGGGTTTTCTGCTTCCCAAGCAGCCACTTGAAAGTAAATTTGAGGATCTTGACGAGGAATAATGAGGCATTTCGGATAAACTCGCAGAAATAGGGTTTGATCTGGATGACTGGCGATTTGTTTGAGCCAGGCTTGATAGCGATAACCAGAAATAAATAACTTATAACGTTTTCCCCCTAGACGAATAAAGAAATTACCTTCCTCATCTTGTTCTGGTTGACCTTTGAGAGTACCGATCGCTTGAAATAGAACGGGACTTACTTCAGGTTCAGGGGTTGAGGAAGACTCAGCGTCAACGGGTTGGGAGATCTCAGGAATGAGTTCTTCAGGGGCAGACATTTTAGCGTTTCCCAATGGTTTTTTTGTCTTATTCTGTATAGCATACTTGCTTTGTTAATGATAAACCCCTAGAGGCAATTAGCCTAAGAGTTTTCATACCATATAATATTTAGGCGGTTGCGCCGAAGTGACCTCTGTAGGGGCGAACGGCCGTTCGCCCCTAGGACTTCCGACTTCTCATCCCTTCAATCATTGAAAAGAGTACACCATGACATCTATCCGCGAACTCCATCAACAATTAGTCAAAAAAGAACGTTCTGCTGTCGAAATTACCACAGAAGCCTTAGAACGCATCAAAAAAGTAGACCCCAAAGTCAAAAGCTTCTTACAGATTACTGCCGATTCTGCCCTAGAAATGGCCAAGCAAGTCGATAAAAAAATCGCGGCTAAAGAAGAAATTGGGCTATTAGCCGGAATTCCCATCGGTATTAAAGATAATATGTGTACCACAGGCATCACCACTACCTGCGGATCAAGAATATTAGAAAATTTTGTCCCTCCTTATGAGTCTACCGTCACCCAGAAATTAAAAGACGCGGGAGCCGTCATGGTAGGCAAAACCAACTTAGATGAGTTTGCCATGGGGAGTTCCACCGAAAACTCCGGTTATCAAGTCACCGCCAACCCCTGGGACTTATCTAGGGTTCCTGGGGGTTCATCTGGGGGTTCTGCTGCTGCTGTAGCTGCCTCAGAATGCGTTGTCGCCCTTGGCTCAGATACAGGGGGATCAATTCGTCAACCAGCCGCTTTATGTGGCGTAGTGGGGCTAAAACCCACCTATGGGTTAGTGTCTCGCTTTGGTTTAGTGGCCTATGCTTCATCCTTAGACCAAATTGGCCCCTTTGCCCGTAATGTAGAAGATGCAGCCATTTTATTAGGGGCGATCGCCGGGTACGATGCCAAAGATTCTACCAGCTTAAATGTTCCTATTCCCGACTATACCCAATTCCTGAAACCCTCCTTAAAAGGGCTAACGATTGGAGTTATTGAGGAAACCTTTGGGGAAGGATTGGATGGGGTAGTAGAAAAAGCGGTTAATGAGGCGATCACCCACTTAAAGAGTTTAGGGGCAAAAATTAACAAGATTTCCTGTCCCCGTTTCCGTTACGGTTTACCTGCTTATTATATTATTGCCCCCTCAGAAGCATCTGCCAATTTAGCCCGTTATGATGCGGTAAAATACGGCATTAGAGAGGATGCAGATACCCTAATTGATATGTACACCAAAACCCGCGCTAAAGGGTTTGGAACCGAGGTTAAACGACGTATCATGTTAGGAACTTATGCTTTATCCGCAGGGTATTATGATGCTTATTATCTCAAGGCCCAAAAAGTTCGCACCTTAATTAAAAATGATTTTGATGCTGCTTTTGAAAAGGTAGATGTCTTGGTTTGTCCCACTACCCCCACCACAGCGTTTAAAGCAGGGGAAAAGACTTCAGATCCCTTAAGTATGTATTTATCTGATTTAATGACCATTCCTGTTAATTTAGCAGGTTTGCCAGGGATGAGTATTCCTTGCGGGTTCGACAAACAAGGTTTACCCATCGGGTTACAACTCATCGGCAATGTCCTTGAAGAAGGGAAATTATTTCAAGTCGGTTATGCTTATGAAAAATCTAGCGATTGGCAGACTAAAATTCCTCCCTTAAAGTAATAGGGTGACGGGGTGATGGGAAAACTTTCTCCTCATATCCTCACTCCCTCACTCCTCCCAAGCCATTTTCTTGACATTTTTGGTAAATTAGCAACAATGAGCCATAATCATTGATAACCGATTGAGGATAATGCCCCAATGATGACCAATCTTTTACTTAAAGGATTGCTAAGTGGTGTAGGCATGGGTGCGATCACCTATCTCTGCGCCTGTTTGGCCCTAGTTGCTGCTCAAAATCGCCTCATTTTTAAACCTGTCTCTACCATCACAACCACCCCTGCTGATTTAGGATTAGCTTATGAGGATGTCTGGTTATCAGTTTTAACCCCCCAAGACACTGTAGAAAAATTACATGGTTGGTGGATTCGGGCCACTTCTTCGAGTCAAAAGGTCTTATTATATTTGCATGGCAATGGGGGTAATATTAGTTATAACTTAGGCCCCATCAAATCCTTTCAAGAAGCGGGATTTTCTGTTTTAATTATTGATTATCGGGGTTATGGCCGCAGTCAGGGTGAGTTTCCCACAG harbors:
- a CDS encoding DUF2330 domain-containing protein, which gives rise to MKILRPLILVFLSFLLLIFPINNALAFCGFYVAKADAKLYNQASQVIIAKDGNRTVLTMANDYQGAVKDFAMVVPVPVILKEEQVHIGEPQILERLDEFSAPRLVEYFDADPCNRPYLEDGAFRMPAAPSASSEMKTGRRNALGVTVEEEFTVGEYDIVILSAKESNGLEIWLRNNGYKIPNGASQLLRPYIQQTLKFFVAKVNLTEYKNTGFKSLRPLMMAYESPKFMLPIRLGMLNANGEQDLIVYLLSPKGQVELTNYRTVQVPSDVDIPEFVQGEFAPFYQAMFKTAYEKNGKKIAFVEYAWNMASCDPCSAQPLNPDELRKAGVFWLDSNFSNQVFITRLHVRYARPTFPEDLQFQETANNQFFQGRYVIRHPFKEKRDCDAAQPYYKSVRERQETEAKNLAQLTGWNLTEIRKKINFMEGENVPWWRKLWGFLKDN
- a CDS encoding ATP-binding protein; the encoded protein is MIEHPLGVVIQGSLSQGLEVRLHSDVSVEQMRVGKFLVVQGVRSRFFCLLTDVSLGTANPRILANPPSFEDTFMRDVLAGSGTYGTVELAPMLMFTPIEGEQKRGSETKKEHNSLASFEAQTNADIELLPVKTIPAHFSQVYEALERDFRAVFGWEDDPTRRNFAIGKPLDTDVPICIDLDRFVERSNGVFGKSGTGKSFLTRLLISGIIRKQAAVNLMFDMHSEYGWEAMKEGKEVSTVKGLRQLFPGQVEIYTLDSESTKRRGVRDAQELYLSYDQIEIEDIRLVGYELGISEASLDNANILEAEYGKSWIVQLLNMTNEDIKLFCQEKQGHAGSIMSLQRKLMRLDNLKYLRTACPHNYINQVIESLDAGKHVVIEFGSQSNLLSYMLATNMISRRIHANYVKRSEKFLQSKNPVDRPRQLVITIEEAHRFLDSKIVHQTIFGTIAREMRKYFVTLLIVDQRPSGIDNEVMSQVGTRITCLLNDEKDIDAIFTGVSGGQNLRSVLAKLDSKQQALILGHAVPMPVVIKTRPYDQQFYTEIGETDWSELSDEAVFAAAKIGRADLGF
- a CDS encoding VWA domain-containing protein; translated protein: MAGDSIIENRDYTLMIDKSSSMATSDAPDGKTRWEIAQESTLALAKKCEEIDPDGITVYVFSGRFRRYDNVTSDKVTKIYEENEPMGQTDLVSVLEDALENYFERKAAGKAQPNGETFIVITDGTPTEQKAVIRLIIDATQKIDRDEELAISLIQVGHDKKATAFLKALDDQLEAAGAKFDIVDTVTVDDMKDMSLTDVLLNAIID
- the recR gene encoding recombination mediator RecR — translated: MYTPPLARLIEQLQRLPGVGPKTAQRLALHILKRPDAEVQALAKALIEAKKQVGLCQVCFHFSEQPICEICRNPNRDSQTVCVVADSRDVIALEKTREYRGKYHVLGGVMSPMDGIGPEQLYIQPLIRRVTQDGVKEVILAISPTVEGETTTLYLGQLLKPFTKVTRIAFGLPMGGDLEYADEITLARALEGRRELD
- the gatA gene encoding Asp-tRNA(Asn)/Glu-tRNA(Gln) amidotransferase subunit GatA, with the protein product MTSIRELHQQLVKKERSAVEITTEALERIKKVDPKVKSFLQITADSALEMAKQVDKKIAAKEEIGLLAGIPIGIKDNMCTTGITTTCGSRILENFVPPYESTVTQKLKDAGAVMVGKTNLDEFAMGSSTENSGYQVTANPWDLSRVPGGSSGGSAAAVAASECVVALGSDTGGSIRQPAALCGVVGLKPTYGLVSRFGLVAYASSLDQIGPFARNVEDAAILLGAIAGYDAKDSTSLNVPIPDYTQFLKPSLKGLTIGVIEETFGEGLDGVVEKAVNEAITHLKSLGAKINKISCPRFRYGLPAYYIIAPSEASANLARYDAVKYGIREDADTLIDMYTKTRAKGFGTEVKRRIMLGTYALSAGYYDAYYLKAQKVRTLIKNDFDAAFEKVDVLVCPTTPTTAFKAGEKTSDPLSMYLSDLMTIPVNLAGLPGMSIPCGFDKQGLPIGLQLIGNVLEEGKLFQVGYAYEKSSDWQTKIPPLK